The following coding sequences lie in one Musa acuminata AAA Group cultivar baxijiao chromosome BXJ1-8, Cavendish_Baxijiao_AAA, whole genome shotgun sequence genomic window:
- the LOC135588862 gene encoding uncharacterized protein LOC135588862, protein MSEELAMISVNSEDDKRKGVATTNSTGKPQTIALPSSSKSDEKLLPHSMRPSTGSCHDFCKYGTKHVYDKEKRVATTASTGKPHTVAFPPSSKSDEKLLPHYMRPSTGSCHDFCKYGIKHVYDGKHSQSNFMTQPQRRQTLRLKKSSVNAKDELTNKIELIEQTDLPSEKIIRVPDSPTSPAGGLAHEFSVLDRNAGSQDQINDPSLDHPVADKDEKAFDDSVPVAAEVQESTYRSSGLFLEPVTARLERQRMQNDVANEEHAAVAQVGGSCEKQPVRIKFMFSSAIQKGVASSEHKSRDPSEGLSVKQGSIELIIATPITDNIASAEYQTANGEDKSYDELIEIKMKRLPGSSDGPSSLTPKNYTSKASAECRPVIRAEVSSEEVSIENLKTPAIQKSTASATHKPTDPARLKSLSSGDKTKIEVNKMKNQKGSFGLNERNMIATEFNPDKFLKQKLRKHKPCPDRKGESEECGPKRSGENEPNLHREVTQRTYRGVPESTVKSRLRSTNVNSEDGVVTPHKLNFSRGKMINLHSENNSPKRLGFRQVKMMGGNQNAEGKQMRSSIKRVESDGAESDTSPGEATNIVLRHQDVQDKRDTQSLLNQVIKETASKLLEARKSKVKALADAFETVINLQESQVAAPH, encoded by the coding sequence ATGAGTGAAGAGCTAGCTATGATTTCAGTAAATTCTGAGGATGATAAGAGAAAAGGAGTAGCAACAACAAATTCTACAGGAAAGCCACAAACCATAGCTTTACCATCTTCTTCAAAGAGCGATGAGAAGCTTCTTCCTCATTCAATGAGACCTTCTACTGGTTCCTGCCATGATTTCTGCAAATATGGAACTAAGCATGTTTATGATAAGGAAAAGAGAGTAGCAACAACAGCTTCAACAGGAAAGCCACATACCGTGGCTTTTCCACCTTCTTCAAAGAGCGACGAGAAGCTTCTTCCTCATTACATGAGACCTTCTACTGGTTCTTGCCATGATTTCTGCAAATATGGAATTAAGCATGTTTATGATGGAAAACACAGTCAATCAAATTTTATGACTCAACCACAAAGAAGGCAGACACTGCGGCTGAAGAAAAGTTCAGTTAATGCAAAAGATGAACTCACTAATAAGATTGAATTGATCGAGCAGACAGATCTGCCATCTGAGAAGATAATTCGGGTTCCGGATTCACCTACCAGTCCGGCAGGAGGATTGGCTCATGAATTCTCAGTCTTAGATCGTAATGCTGGATCGCAAGACCAAATAAATGATCCATCTCTTGATCATCCAGTTGCTGATAAAGATGAAAAAGCTTTTGATGATTCTGTGCCCGTTGCAGCTGAAGTGCAAGAATCAACTTATCGATCCAGTGGATTGTTTCTAGAACCTGTAACCGCGAGACTCGAAAGACAGAGAATGCAGAATGATGTTGCAAATGAAGAGCATGCGGCCGTGGCTCAGGTAGGAGGATCATGTGAGAAGCAGCCTGTTAGaataaagttcatgttttcatCAGCAATTCAGAAAGGTGTTGCCTCTTCTGAGCATAAAAGTAGAGATCCATCAGAAGGATTGTCGGTGAAGCAAGGAAGCATCGAGTTGATAATTGCAACTCCCATCACTGATAACATTGCGTCTGCAGAGTACCAAACAGCCAATGGAGAAGACAAATCATATGATGAACTGATCGAGATCAAGATGAAGAGGCTTCCTGGATCATCTGATGGGCCGTCAAGCTTGACACCGAAGAATTACACCAGCAAAGCATCTGCTGAGTGCAGACCTGTCATTCGGGCAGAAGTATCATCCGAGGAAGTTTCGATCGAGAATCTAAAGACTCCAGCAATTCAGAAGAGCACAGCATCTGCTACCCATAAACCAACTGATCCAGCAAGATTGAAGAGTTTGAGCTCAGGTGACAAAACAAAGATAGAGGTGAACAAGATGAAGAATCAGAAAGGAAGCTTTGGTCTCAATGAGAGAAACATGATTGCAACCGAGTTCAATCCAGACAAGTTCTTGAAACAGAAGCTCAGGAAACACAAACCATGTCCAGATAGGAAAGGAGAAAGTGAGGAATGTGGTCCTAAAAGGAGTGGAGAGAATGAACCTAATTTGCACAGAGAAGTAACTCAGAGAACCTACAGAGGTGTTCCAGAAAGCACAGTAAAGAGTAGACTAAGAAGTACTAATGTCAACTCAGAAGATGGTGTTGTGACTCCTCACAAGTTAAACTTCAGCAGAGGCAAGATGATCAACCTTCACTCCGAAAACAATAGTCCAAAAAGACTTGGATTCAGGCAGGTCAAGATGATGGGTGGCAATCAGAATGCTGAAGGAAAACAGATGAGGAGCTCTATAAAGAGAGTGGAATCGGATGGCGCAGAGTCAGATACATCTCCAGGGGAGGCTACCAACATTGTTTTGAGACATCAAGATGTGCAGGATAAGAGAGACACACAAAGCTTGCTCAATCAAGTGATAAAGGAAACTGCAAGTAAGCTTCTTGAGGCCAGGAAGAGCAAAGTTAAGGCCTTAGCTGATGCTTTTGAGACTGTCATCAATCTTCAAGAAAGCCAAGTAGCTGCTCCCCACTAG
- the LOC103993993 gene encoding dof zinc finger protein DOF3.7-like: MIQGLLGGSVEERKLSHAGGLLIHPSSSASPVSSVSSQSQSSSTSSLSSATAEKQQQQQQNLRCPRCDSTNTKFCYYNNYNLTQPRHFCKTCRRYWTKGGALRNVPIGGGCRKTKAAPAIAAAGAGGKSAGATKAKPASSDLLLRSALTAGLETELSRSSILWASPHTSHLMDLLRSATTIQNPNPSLNSTPNLNLNSGRLKEDRQLLGATGGTLNAHAPSLDCLQGQLGLGASLWRNSNSYSQQQQQQSNNIALGDMPISEIQDMYRRFKSSSNYYNEQLETAMNSVGSFDSSCSSVTSMMTSAGMVTTSTTPSMMDPIPHPVGEFGYWNQALAWSDLPTPNGAVFH, encoded by the coding sequence ATGATCCAAGGATTGCTAGGTGGAAGCGTGGAGGAGAGGAAGCTATCTCATGCTGGAGGCCTTCTGATCCACCCCTCCTCCTCGGCCTCTCCCGTCTCTTCCGTATCCTCTCAGTCGCAGTCGTCGTCGACGTCGTCGCTGTCGTCGGCCACTgccgagaagcagcagcagcagcagcagaacctCCGGTGCCCGCGGTGCGActccaccaacaccaagttctgctactacaacaactacaaccTCACCCAGCCGCGCCACTTCTGCAAGACCTGCCGCCGGTACTGGACCAAGGGTGGCGCCCTCCGCAACGTCCCTATCGGCGGTGGGTGCCGCAAGACCAAGGCGGCGCCCGCCATTGCCGCGGCCGGGGCTGGCGGTAAGTCGGCAGGCGCCACCAAGGCGAAGCCGGCGTCGTCCGACCTCCTTCTGAGGTCGGCCCTGACGGCCGGGCTGGAGACCGAGCTGTCGAGGAGCTCCATACTGTGGGCTTCACCACATACTTCCCACCTGATGGACCTTTTGAGGTCCGCCACCACCATCcagaaccctaaccctagcctcaATTCTACGCCCAATCTTAACCTCAACTCCGGCAGACTCAAGGAGGATAGGCAGTTGCTCGGCGCGACAGGAGGCACGCTAAACGCACACGCCCCAAGCTTGGACTGTCTGCAGGGTCAGCTCGGCTTGGGTGCTTCCCTATGGAGGAACAGCAACAGCTactcgcagcagcagcagcagcaaagcaaCAACATAGCGTTAGGTGACATGCCGATCTCAGAAATCCAAGACATGTACCGAAGGTTCAAATCCTCCTCCAATTACTACAATGAGCAGTTGGAGACAGCGATGAACAGTGTCGGCAGCTTCGATTCTTCTTGCTCCTCGGTCACCTCCATGATGACCAGTGCTGGTATGGTTACTACTTCTACGACTCCTAGCATGATGGACCCCATCCCACACCCCGTTGGCGAATTCGGCTACTGGAATCAGGCTTTGGCGTGGTCCGATCTACCAACTCCCAATGGTGCAGTATTCCACTAA
- the LOC103993992 gene encoding protein TRIGALACTOSYLDIACYLGLYCEROL 2, chloroplastic, translating to MIASANSLLPLLPPPTSSFLPSVGNSSNFSRATRRFLRIKAASASSDENRSPSAKGKSPLAVVLEVPKTLWRQTMQPLGDFGFGWRSVWEGGVGLFIVSGAALFALAMVWLRGIQLRSRFRKYQVAFEFSQACGICVGTPVRIRGVNVGNVVRVDSTLRSIDAIAEVDDDKIIVPRNSLVEVNQSGLLMETLIDITPRDPLPEPSAGPLDPDCAEQGLIVCDKEKIRGQQGVSLDALVGVFTRLGQEMDEIGISRSYRLAEKVASVVEEAQPLLAKVEGLAESIQPLLAEVRDSTLLQDVESLTKSLAEATDGLRKVQSAILTPENVDLIRQSVYTLIFTLKNIESISSDISGFTGDETTRRNLKLLIKSLSRLL from the exons ATGATCGCCTCGGCCAATTcactgctgccgctgctgccgccgccgacgTCGTCGTTTCTCCCCTCGGTCGGCAATTCCTCGAATTTCTCCCGTGCTACGAGGAGATTCCTTCGGATTAAGGCTGCTTCCGCCAGCTCCGATGAGAACCGTTCGCCGTCAGCGAAGGGGAAGAGCCCTCTGGCGGTCGTCCTGGAGGTGCCGAAGACGCTGTGGCGGCAGACGATGCAGCCGCTCGGCGACTTCGGGTTCGGGTGGAGGAGTGTGTGGGAGGGCGGGGTCGGGCTGTTCATCGTCTCCGGGGCGGCGCTCTTCGCCCTCGCTATGGTCTGGCTACGGGGGATCCAGCTGCGGTCGCGGTTCAGGAAGTATCAGGTGGCGTTCGAGTTCTCGCAGGCGTGCGGGATCTGCGTGGGCACCCCCGTCCGGATCCGTGGGGTGAACGTAGGCAACGTGGTGCGGGTCGATTCCACCTTGAGGAGCATCGACGCGATTGCCGAG GTTGATGATGACAAAATTATTGTACCTCGAAATTCATTGGTTGAAGTGAATCAGTCTGGCCTTCTTATGGAGACCTTGATTGATATTACGCCAAGGGATCCGCTGCCTGAACCTTCTGCAGGTCCTCTTGATCCTGATTGTGCCGAACAAGGCCTAATTGTGTGCGACAAAGAGAAGATCAGAGGACAGCAGGGGGTAAGCTTGGATGCATTGGTAGGTGTGTTCACCCGTCTTGGACAAGAAATGGATGAAATTGGTATTTCGAGAAGCTATAGATTGGCTGAAAAAGTTGCATCTGTTGTAGAAGAGGCACAGCCACTTCTAGCAAAG GTTGAAGGCTTGGCTGAAAGTATTCAACCTTTGCTTGCTGAAGTACGTGATAGCACTCTGCTGCAGGATGTGGAAAGTTTAACCAAAAGTCTAGCCGAGGCAACTGATGGTTTAAG GAAGGTTCAGTCTGCCATCCTAACTCCTGAGAATGTTGACCTAATTAGGCAATCTGTTTACACCCTCATATTTACCTTAAAGAATATTGAG AGTATTAGCTCAGACATCTCGGGCTTCACGGGTGATGAGACTACAAGGAGAAATTTGAAGTTGTTAATCAAGTCTCTCAGCCGGCTTTTATGA